In Chanodichthys erythropterus isolate Z2021 chromosome 11, ASM2448905v1, whole genome shotgun sequence, a single window of DNA contains:
- the si:ch73-335l21.2 gene encoding RING finger domain-containing protein, whose protein sequence is MSETQPTPAQTEVPSESPEVECPVCYQEYDQDSKLPRMLECLHVFCTECLRKIQLTPLHPPDPNSAPSISCPLCRHSTPLQGGDTYSLPCNSRILAQLPPVAFRLPASVSARLATVTQRLVLSLGERDTRFIILPTVSLRVEQMGDGTERVNPAGVLHREMEVLRSHKKSLMCVQVLAIIFWIMFVLTCVLGVVFGPSFFHN, encoded by the coding sequence ATGTCAGAGACTCAACCAACCCCTGCACAAACTGAGGTGCCTTCAGAGTCTCCAGAGGTGGAGTGTCCTGTTTGCTATCAGGAGTACGACCAGGACTCCAAACTCCCACGCATGCTGGAATGCCTTCATGTCTTCTGCACGGAGTGTCTCCGCAAAATCCAGCTCACTCCTTTGCACCCGCCTGACCCCAACAGCGCCCCCTCAATCTCCTGCCCCCTGTGCCGCCACTCCACCCCACTTCAGGGTGGCGACACATACTCTCTCCCCTGCAACTCACGGATTCTGGCCCAGCTCCCTCCCGTAGCCTTTCGCCTGCCTGCGTCGGTGTCTGCCCGGCTGGCCACGGTGACCCAGCGGTTGGTTCTGTCCCTGGGGGAGAGGGATACCCGCTTCATAATCCTGCCCACTGTTAGTCTGAGGGTGGAGCAGATGGGAGACGGCACAGAAAGGGTAAACCCAGCTGGGGTGCTGCATCGGGAGATGGAGGTTCTGAGGAGTCACAAGAAGAGCCTGATGTGTGTTCAGGTTCTGGCTATCATCTTCTGGATTATGTTTGTGCTGACTTGTGTTCTTGGGGTTGTGTTTGGGCCAAGCTTTTTCCACAATTAG
- the si:ch73-335l21.4 gene encoding E3 ubiquitin-protein ligase-like: MVPEMECGICYQSYNAGRRCPRQLSCKHSFCESCLSTLAQSAKIPEPRIACPLCRHSTSLSDARVQENLPVDEDIFERLASAGSLEECTDDDEDTEEPKQDASSPPKEDVSPPPRSRKGHLMKCIRRLCKKANGDVRRNCMTDADLKDLAMMSCYMM; encoded by the exons ATGGTTCCAGAAATGGAGTGCGGAATCTGCTACCAATCTTACAACGCCGGTCGGCGGTGTCCTCGACAGCTGAGCTGCAAACACTCGTTTTGTGAGAGCTGTCTGTCGACGCTCGCGCAATCCGCGAAGATTCCCGAGCCCCGAATAGCGTGTCCGCTGTGCCGTCACTCCACGTCGCTGTCAGATGCGAGAGTCCAGGAGAACCTACCCGTAGACGAGGACATTTTTGAGCGGCTAGCATCCGCGGGCAGCTTGGAGGAATGTACGGATGACGACGAAGACACTGAGGAGCCAAAGCAGGACGCGTCCAGCCcaccaaaagaggacgtttcACCCCCGCCAAGATCACGAAAAGGACACCTGATGAAATGCATACGGCGCCTGTGCAAAAAAGCCAACGGGGATGTGCGGAGAA ATTGTATGACTGATGCAGACTTGAAGGACCTGGCAATGATGTCCTGCTACATGATGTGA